Below is a window of Streptomyces genisteinicus DNA.
AGCGCGAAACCGGCCCACCGCTCCGCGGGCATCGCCTCGCGGAAGTAGAGGACTCCGAGCAGGAACTGGAACACGGGCGCCAGGTACTGGAGCAGCCCCAGAGTGGAGAGCGGCACCCGGATCGCCGCCGCGCCGAAGCAGATGAGGGGCACCGCGGTCACGATGCCCGTCGCGGCGAGCAGTGCGGCGTGCCCGGTGCCGTGGGAGCCGAAGGACGCCGAGCCGTCCGCGCCGAGCCACAGCAGGAAGCCGAGCGCGGGCAGGAACTGGATGGCCGTCTCGGCGGCGAGGGACTCCAGGCCGCCGAGGTTGACCTTCTTCTTCACCAGCCCGTACGTCGCGAAGGAGAAGGCCAGCACCAGCGAGATCCAGGGCGGCTGCCCGTAGCCCACGGCGAGGACGAGCACAGCGGCGAAGCCCGTGCCGACCGCCGCCCACTGCGCGGGGCGCAGCCGCTCGCCGAGCAGCAGCACGCCCATCGCGATGGTGACCAGGGGGTTGATGAAGTAGCCGAGCGAGGCCTCCACGACCCGGCCGGTGTTGACGGCCCAGATGTAGACGCCCCAGTTGACCGTGATCACGGCGGCGGCCACGGTGACGAGCGCCAGCTTGGCGGGGCTGCGCACCAGGTCGCGGATCCAGCCCCACTGCTTCAGCGCCAGCAGCGCGACGGCGACGACGGCCAGCGACCACACCATCCGGTGGGCGAGGATCTCGCCGGCTCCGGACGGTTTGAGCAGCGGCCAGAAGAGCGGGACCAGCCCCCACATCCCGTAGGCGCCGATCCCGTACAGCAGTCCTGCCCGCTGTTCGTTCTCCGACTTCACCGGCCCTCCTGTCCCCGCGCGAGTTCCGGGCAACGGTACGCCGCGCGAGGGGCGGATGTCATGTCCGTATCGGCATACGGTCATGACCTTCGGGAGGCCGGGTCACCGGGCGGCGAGCGCCGCGGCGACCGAGTCGGCGAGCGGGGTGGACGGGCGTCCGGCGAGCCGCGCCAGGTCGCCGCTGGTCCCCGCCAGGCGGCCCCGCGCGATCGCGTCGTCCACGTCGACCAGGATCCGCGCGAAGGGCTCCGGGACGCCCGCGCCCACCAGGACGGACAGGTGCGCCTCGGGGGTGAGCTCGGTGTAGGTGACGGTGCGGCCGGTCTGCCGGGTGAGCTCGGCCGCGTACTCGGCGAGCGACCAGGCGGTGTCGCCGCTCAGCTCGTACGCCGCGCCCAGGTGCCCCTCGCCGGTCAGCACGGCGGCCGCGGCCGCCGCGTAGTCGGCGCGGGCGGCGGCGGCGATCCTGCCGTCGCCCGCGTTGCCCACGACGGTGCCGTGCTCCAGCACCGGGCCGAGGTTCGCGGTGTAGTTCTCCGTGTACCAGCCGTTGCGCAGGAAGGTGTGGGGCACGCCCGAGTCGAGGATCAGCCGCTCGGTGACCCGGTGCTCGTCGGCCAGGTCGAAGTCCGCGTCGGGGCCGCCGAGGACCCCGGTGTAGGCGAGCTGGGCGACGTCGGCGGCCCTCGCCGCCGCGATGACCGAGGTGTGCTGGGCGACCCGGCGGCCGACCTCGCTGCCCGAGACGAACAGCACCCGGTCCCCGGGGCGGAAGGCGTCCTCCAGGGTCTCGGGCCGGTCGTAGTCGCCGAGCCGCAGCTCCACGCCCAGCTCCGCCAGGCCGGCGGCCTTCTCCTTGTCGCGGACGACGGCCGCGACGTCCGCGGCCGGGACGCGGACGAGCAGCTCGTCCACGACGAGTCGGCCGAGTGCTCCGGTGGCGCCGGTGACGACGATGCCCATGGTGGTTCTCCGTTTCGGTGGGGTGAGAGCCCCCTCGCGGAGGCCTTCAGCCACTGTAAGCAGGGAACTAACCTGGAGAAAGTACCCACCTTCACGTAAGGTACTGGCATGGGAGTGAGTGAGTGCGACGAGACGGCGGGTTTCCCGGACGGGATCGTCCCGGATGTGAACAGCGCGATGTGCCCGTCCCGGCTGATCCTGGAGCACGTCACGAGCCGCTGGGGCGTCCTGGTGCTGGCCGTGCTGCTGGAGCGGTCGCACCGCTTCAGCGAGCTGCGCCGCAGGATCGGCGGCGTCAGCGAGAAGATGCTCGCCCAGACGCTCCAGACCCTGGAGCGGGACGGTTTCGTCCACCGCGACGCCAAGCCGGTCATCCCGCCCCGGGTGGACTACACGCTCACCGCACCGGGCAGGGAGGCCGCCGAGCAGGTGTGGGGCCTCGCCCGCTGGACCGAGCGGCAGGTGCCCGCGGTCACGGCGGCGCGCGCCGCGTACGACGAGGAGAAGGCCCGCCCGGCGGCCGCCACCGCCTGACCGGGGGCACGGCGGCGAGGGCGACATGCGGCGAGGGGCCGGGACCACGTGGTCCCGGCCCCTCGCCGCGTGCGCGGACGGCTGCCGTCAGCCGACGACCGTCCAGGTGTCGTTCCCGGCGAGGAGCGCGGACAGATCGCCCTTGCCGTACTGCTCGACGGCCGTTTCGAGCTGGTCGGCCATGAGGGTGTCGTAGACCGGCCGCCGCACGCTGCGCAGCACGCCGATCGGCGTGTGGTGCAGGGTGTCCGGGTCGGCCAGGCGGGACAGCGCGAACGCCGTCGTCGGGCTCGGGTTGTGCGCGTCGTGGACGAGGACGTCGGACTCGTTGCCGGCGGTGACGTCCACGACCCGGAGGTCGCCGGTGAGGGGGTCGCGGACGACTCCCTTGGCGCCGTCCGCGCCGAAGCGGATCGGCTGCCCGTGCTCCAGGCGGATCACGGCCTCCTGGGCCCGCTCCTTGTCCTTGAGCGCCTCGAAGGCGCCGTCGTTGAAGATGTTGCAGTTCTGGTAGATCTCCACCAGCGCCGTGCCCTCGTGGTCGGCGGCCTGGCGCAGCACCTCGGTGAGGTGCTTGCGGTCCGAGTCCACCGTCCGCGCCACGAACGAGGCCTCCGCGCCGATGGCGAGGGACACCGGGTTGAAGGGGGCGTCCAGCGACCCCATCGGCGTCGACTTGGTGATCTTGCCGACCTCGGAGGTGGGGCTGTACTGGCCCTTGGTCAGGCCGTAGATCCGGTTGTTGAACAGCAGGATCTTCAGGTTGACGTTGCGGCGCAGGGCGTGGATCAGATGGTTGCCGCCGATCGACAGGGCGTCGCCGTCGCCGGTGACCACCCACACCGACAGGTCGCGGCGGGAGGAGGCCAGACCCGTTGCGATGGCCGGGGCGCGCCCGTGGATCGAGTGCATCCCGTAGGTGTTCATGTAGTACGGGAACCGGGAGGAGCAGCCGATGCCCGAGACGAAGACGATGTTCTCCTTCGCCAGACCCAGGTCGGGCATGAAGCCCTGCACGGCCGCGAGGATCGCGTAGTCCCCGCACCCGGGGCACCAGCGCACCTCCTGGTCGGACTTGAAGTCCTTCATCGACTGCCGCGCCTCGGCCTTCGGCACCAGCGACAACAGCGTGTTCGTCTCAGACACCGCCGGCCTCCTTGAGCGCTTGTGCGAGCTGCTCCGCCTTGAACGGCATGCCGTTCACCTGGGTGTGACTGTGCGCGTCGACCAGGTACTTCGCCCGGATGAGCAGGGCGAGCTGGCCGAGGTTCATCTCGGGGACGACCACCTTGTCATAACGCTTCAGAACCTCTCCCAGATTCCCGGGGAACGGGTTCAGATGACGCAGGTGGGCCTGGGCGATCGGGTGTCCCGAGGCCCGCAGCCGGCGGACGGCCGCGGTGATCGGCCCGTACGTGGAACCCCAGCCCAGGACGAGCGTGCGCGCGCCGTCCGGGTCGTCGACCTCCAGATCGGGCACCTCGATGCCGTCGATCCTGGCCTGCCGGGTGCGGACCATGAACTCGTGGTTGGCCGGGTCGTACGAGATGTTGCCCGTGCCGTCCTGCTTCTCGATGCCGCCGATGCGGTGTTCGAGCCCGGGGGTGCCGGGGACCGCCCACGGCCGCGCCAGCGTGAGCGGATCGCGCTTGTAGGGCCAGAACGCCTCGCTGCCGTCGTCCAGCTCGTGGTTGGGGGCGGTGGCGAACTGCACCCGCAGGTCGGGGAGTTCGTCGACCTCCGGGATCCGCCAGGGCTCGGAGCCGTTGGCGAGGTAGCCGTCCGACAGCAGGAAGACCGGGGTGCGGTACGTCAGCGCGATCCGGGCCGCCTCCAGTGCCGCGTCGAAGCAGTCCGCCGGGGTGCACGGGGCGACCACCGGGACCGGCGCCTCTCCGTTGCGCCCGAACATGGCCTGCATCAGGTCGGCCTGCTCGGTCTTCGTCGGCAGGCCCGTGGAGGGGCCGCCGCGCTGGATGTCCACGATCAGCAGCGGCAGCTCCATCGACACCGCGAGGCCGATCGTCTCGGACTTGAGCGCCACACCGGGACCGGAGGTGGTGGTCACGGCGAGCGAGCCGCCGAACGCGGCGCCGAGCGCCGCGCCGATGCCGGCGATCTCGTCCTCGGCCTGGAACGTGCGCACGCCGAAGTTCTTGTGCTTCGACAGCTCGTGCAGGATGTCCGAGGCCGGCGTGATCGGGTACGACCCCAGGTACAGCGGCAGGTCGGCCTGGCGGGAGGCGGCGACCAGACCGTAGGAGAGGGCCAGGTTGCCGGAGATGTTCCGGTAGGTGCCCGCGGGGAACGCGGACCCGGCGGGGGCCACCTCGTAGGAGACGGCGAAGTCCTCCGTCGTCTCGCCGAAGTTCCAGCCGGCGCGGAAGGCCGCGATGTTCGCCTCGGCGATGGCCGGCTTCTTGGCGAACTTCTGCCGCAGGAAGCTCTCGGTGCCCTCGGTGGGCCGGTTGTACATCCAGCTCAGCAGGCCCAGCGCGAACATGTTCTTGCTGCGCTCGGCCTCCTTGCGGGAGAGGCCGAACTCCTTCAGCGCCTCGACGGTGAGCGTCGTCAGCGGCACCTGGTGGACGTGGTACGCCTCCAGCGAGCCGTCCTCCAGCGGTGACGCGTCGTAGCCGACCTTGGCCATGGCGCGCTTGGCGAACTCGTCGGTGTTGACGATGATCTCGCCACCGCGGGGGACGTCCCCGATGTTGGCCTTCAGTGCGGCCGGGTTCATGGCGACCAGGACGTTCGGGGCGTCGCCCGGCGTGAGGATGTCGTGGTCGGCGAAGTGCAGCTGGAAGGACGAGACCCCCGGCAGCGTTCCGGCGGGCGCCCTGATCTCGGCCGGGAAGTTCGGCAGCGTGGAGAGGTCGTTCCCGAAGGAAGCGGTCTCCGAGGTGAACCTGTCACCCGTCAGCTGCATACCGTCGCCCGAGTCCCCCGCGAACCGGATGATCACCCGGTCCAGCCGGCGGACCTCCTTGGCGCCCGAGGGTCTGCGTTGTTCACCGACGACGGCGTCATGGGGTTCCTGGGACTGCCCGGCCCCATCGGCGTCGCCGGCCTGTTCGGCCGGGCTACTGACCTGGCTGGTCACTGAACTGGACCTCCCTCGTCGAGGCGGCTCATCGGGACGGCCGGCCCACCGGCGGTCCCCTCGGCAACCCTACGACCGCCAGGGGGCCCTTCCCCGGACCGCACACATGTCGGACCTACCCATGAGACGCCGTCCGGGTGCGCTTTGTCAGGCGAACCCGCCCCTGAATCCCGGCGGCGGACCCCCTAATCACCCCGGAGCGTGCGGGGTCCGGCAGCCGGGGTACGGATGCGGCCGCACGTATCCGGCCATCAGGAGTTCAGATACCTCAGCACCGCCAGGACCCGCCGGTGGTCCCCGTCGCTCGGGGCGAGGCCGAGCTTCAGGAAGATGTTGCTGACGTGCTTCTCCACGGCGCCGTCGCTCACCACCAGCTGCCGGGCGATCGCCGAGTTCGTCCGGCCCTCCGCCATCAGCCCGAGGACCTCCCGCTCGCGGGGCGTCAGACCCGCCAGCACGTCCTGCTTGCGGCTGCGGCCGAGCAGCTGCGCCACGACCTCCGGGTCCAGCGCGGTGCCGCCGCGGGCCACCCGCACCACGGCGTCCACGAACTCCCTGACCTCGGCGACCCGGTCCTTCAGCAGATAGCCGACCCCGCGGCTGCTGCCCGCGAGCAGCTCGGTCGCGTACTGCTCCTCGACGTACTGGGACAGCACCAGCACGCCGACGCCGGGGTGCTCGCGGCGCAGCTGCACCGCGGCCCGCACCCCTTCATCCGTATGAGTGGGCGGCATCCGCACGTCGGCGACCACCACGTCCGGCAGCGCGTCCTCCTCCGCGAGCTCCCCGATGGTCCCCAGCAGCGCCTCGGCGTCGCCGACCCCCGTGACGACCTCGTGCCCCCGGTCGGTCAGCAGCCGTGTCAGGCCCTCCCGCAGAAGCACCGAATCCTCGGCGATGACCACCCGCACCCTGTCCTCCACAGCCCCGTTTCCCCCTGCTCGTCAGATGTCCGGCCTGTCGCCTCCAGCATCCCAGGATCGGACCGCGATCAGGTGCGGGCTGCGCGTTGCGGAGATTCCGGAGAGGGGGACGCGGTGCCGTCACCACGGGTTGAGGCGCGCGCCGGGGCGTACCCGGGTCGTACCCGGCGGGGGCGGGGCCGTTCGGTGTGCCGGTGCCGGTGCCGGTGCCGGGGGCAGGGGGCGAGCGCGTCAGCGGGTCAGCTGCGCCAGGGGAGTTCGGCCGTGACGGTCGTCGGGCCGCCCTCCGGGGAGTCCACGGCCAGTACGCCGTCCACCGCGTCCAGCCGCCCTGCCAGCCCGGCCAGGCCGCTGCCGCCCGTGGCGTCGGCGCCGCCCCGGCCGTCGTCCGTGACCTGGAGCAGCAGCCGGTCCTCCACCCGCCACACCTCCACCGAGGCACGGGTCGCGCGGGCGTGCTTGCTGATGTTCTGGAGCAGTTCGGAGACGGTGAAGTAGGCGATGCCCTCGATGGCGGCCGCCGGCCGGCGGTCCAGGTCCACCTCGACCCGCACGGGGACGGTGCAGCGGGAGGCGACGGCGGACAGGGCGGCGTCCAGGCCGCGGTCGGTGAGGACGGCGGGGTGGATGCCGCGGGCGAGGTCCCGCAGTTCCTGGAGGGCGACCTTCACCTCGCCGTGCGCCTCGTCCACCATGCGCGCGGCGGCCTGCGGGTCCTCGGCGAGCTTCTCCTTGGCCAGGCCCAGATCCATGGCCAGGGCGACCAGCCGGGCCTGCGCGCCGTCGTGCAGGTCGCGCTCGATCCGGCGCAGGTCGGCGGCGGCGGTGTCGACGACCACGCCCCGGTCCGACTCCAGCTCGACGACCCTGCCGGCCAGCCGCGACGGCCCCAGCAGTCCGGCCACCATCAGCCGGTCCACACTGCTCAGCCCGCGGATCACCCACGGTGTGGCGAGGGTCAGCAGCAGACCGATGACGCTGGTCGCGGCGATCTCCAGGGGCGAGTCCAGGTAGTAGCCGCGGGTCCCGTCGCCGTACAGCTGGATGCCGTTCACATCGGCGTACGCGGGGAACACCCACTGCCACAGCGGGTACAGCAGCAGCGACCAGCCGGCCGTCCACAGCGGCACCACCAGGCAGAAGCCGAAGACCGCCCACGGGAAGTGGAGCAGCGAGTAGAGCAGGTGCCGCCAGGACGCGCCGCTCTTCAGCGTCCCCGCCAGCCAGGCCCCGAACCCGCTCCTGCCCGTGGTCACCGGCTCCGGCGCGGCCACGTCGGCGCCCAGCAGCACCCGCGCCCGCATCCGCTCGACGGCCCCGAGACCGCGCAGCGCGGCGAAGGAGGCGGCCAGCAGCGGAATGCCGACGAAGGTCACGAGCAGGCCGGCGCTGACCGACGTCATCGTCACGGCGAAGACGAAGAACAGGATGCTCGTCGGCAGGCTCAGCACGATCCAGCAGAGCTCGCGCCAGGTCCGGCCCTCCAGCGGCGCCCGCAGCACGGGCGGCAGCGCGCGCGCCCGGGAGCGGGGGAGCGTGTCGTGTCGAAGATCCGTGGTCATCCGGTCCGTCCGTTCTGCCATGCCTGCCGTCATGCCCCCAGCCTGCTGGGTGCGGCGCGCCGCCACCATGAGGGCCGTCTCCGTCTCGGCCGGGGGTTTTCCCTACCCCGGGCCGTCCGCTGCCCGCCGGACCGCGCCCGCCGGACTGCGCCCGCGCCGTCCCGCTTCCCGCCGGACCGCGCCCCTCCTACCGCTCGACGCGGGCGGCCGGGGTCCTCCCGGGCTCCGCCCGCCCGCGTCCCGTCCCGCCCGGCGCGGCGCCCGGCGGGAGAACAGCGGCGCGGGCGGCGGGAGATCCGGATCTCCCGCCGCCCGCGCCGCCGTGCCCCGTTCAGCCTGCCTTCCCCCGGACGACCGTGGCCCCCGAGGCTCCCGCGGCCCGCCCGGCGCGCGCGGCTCCGCCGCCGGGCACGCGGTCGCGCCAGGGGAGCTCCGCGGTCACGGTCGTCGGCCCGCCGGGCGGGGACTCCACGGCGAAGAGGCCGTCCACCGCCCCGAGCCGCTCGGCGAGACCGGCCATGCCCGTGCCGCCGTCGAGCCGGGCGCCGCCCCGGCCGTCGTCCGTGACCTGGATCAGCAGCCGGTTGTCCGCCCGCCACACGTCGACGCCGGCCCGGGTGGCCCGGGCGTGCTTGCTGACGTTCTGGAGCAGTTCGGAGACGGTGAAGTAGGCGATGCCCTCGATGGCCTCCGCGGGCCGTTCCGCCAGATCCACCTCGACCTGCACCGGGACGGTGCAGCGGGAGGCGACGGCGGACAGGGCGGCGTCCAGGCCGCGGTCGGTGAGGACGGCGGGGTGGATGCCGCGGGCGAGGTCCCGCAGTTCCTGGAGGGCGAGCTTCACCTCGCCGTGCGCCTCGTCGACCATCGCGGCCGCCGCCTGCGGGTCCTCCAGCAGCTTCTCCTTCGCGAGGCCGAGCCCCATCGCGAGGGCCACCAGCCGGGCCTGCGCGCCGTCGTGCAGGTCGCGCTCGATCCGGCGCAGGTCGGCGGCGGCGGTGTCGACGACCACGCCCCGGTCCGACTCCAGTTCGGCGACCCGCCGTTCCAGCTCGCCGGAGGGCGACAGCAGTCCGCGGACCATCGCGCGGTCGGCGTTCGCCATGCCCCGGGCGAGGAACGGCAGCAGCGGCCAGAGCACGATCAGCGCCACCAGCGTGACGGTGAAGGTCAGCACCCCCCAGGGCAGGCGGATCACCGAGTAGAGCACCGCCCGCCAGCCCACCGGGTCCTTCACCCGCGCCCAGATCCAGGCGAGCGCGCCCCCACCGCCCTCCGGCGGACTCGGCTCGTCGACGTGGACGCCCAGCAGCGCCCGGGCCCTCGCCCGTTCCGTCCGGCCGATTCCGCGGGCGCCCATGAGACCGACGGCCAGCAGCGGCAGCCCCACGACGGTGACCGCGAGGCCCGCGCCGACGGACACGGTCACCACCGCGTAGACGAAGGCGACCACCCCGAGGGGGAAGTTGGCGAGGAGATGGGCGACCTCCTTCCAGGTGCGGCGGTCGAATGCGAGGCGCACGGGCGGAGATCCTTCCCGGTCGTCGGCGGCTGCGGGCCTGCTGGTGCTCATGGAGCCCAGACTGCCCGGCGCCGGGGACGGACGCCATGGGGTACATGGGTGGGAGGATGTAGGGATAACCCCACCCGATGCGTGACGCGACTGCTCACCCTCCCGCGGGCAGGGCCTAGACTCCCGTGCGTACGAGACAGACGACAGACGGCGTACGGCGTCCCCGCCGCGGCGGCCCGGCCGCCGGACGCGCGGGCCCCGGGGGGATCGCGGGGCCGGAGCGGAGCGGCGACGGACACGATCGCCGACGTCACAGGGAGCGAGGACGGACGTGCCGGAACCGACCGTGGTCGTACGCGCGGCGGACTACTTCCAGAGCTACTCGGTCGTCGGACTGCTCGGCGTGCTCGGGGTGCTCTTCGTCGCCGTGGCCTTCGGCGCCGGGCGTCTGCTCCGGCCCGTGGTGCCCACGCCGGAGAAACTCCTCACCTACGAGTGCGGCGTCGACCCCGTCGGCGACGGCTGGGCACACACCCAGGTCCGCTACTACGTCTACGCGTTCCTCTACGTGATCTTCGCCGTCGACTCGATCTTCCTCTTCCCCTGGGCGACGGTCTTCGCCGCCGACGGATACGGCGCGACCACCCTCGTCGAGATGTTCATCTTCCTCGGCTTCCTGGCCGTCGGACTGCTCTACGCGTACAAGAAGGGCGTCCTGACATGGGCGTGACCCCTGTGGACCTCCCCGGGCCGAAGCGGCTCGGCGCGCTCTCGCGCCTCGCTCCCGAACCGATGAAGGTGGTCCTCAACTGGGGCCGCCGGTACAGCCTGTGGGTCTTCAACTTCGGTCTGGCCTGCTGCGCCATCGAGTTCATCGCCGCCTCCATGGCGCGCCACGACTTCATCCGGCTCGGTGTGATCCCCTTCGCGCCCGGTCCCCGCCAGGCCGACCTGATGATCGTGTCCGGCACGGTGACCGACAAGATGGCGCCGGCCGTCAAGCGCCTGTACGAGCAGATGCCGGAGCCCAAGTACGTCATCTCCTTCGGCGCCTGCTCCAACTGCGGCGGCCCCTACTGGGACTCCTACTCCGTGACCAAGGGCGTCGACCAGATCATCCCCGTCGACGTCTACGTGCCCGGCTGCCCGCCCCGGCCCGAGGCGCTGCTCCAGGGCATCCTCAAACTCCAGGAGAAGATCGCCCAGGAGTCGCTCGGCGAGCGCTACCGCGCCGGCAGCGGGTCCCGCCCGTCGACGGCGGCCCTGCGCAGCGGCCTCGTCACCCCGCCCCCCGCTCCCGGGACGGACGGGGGCGAACGGTGAACGCCTACGACCGCCTTCCCGACGCCGTCACCGAGATCTTCGGACCCGACGCCACTGCCGAGCGCAGCTACGAACTCCTCACCGTCGACGTCCCCTCCGGATCGTGGACCGCCGCGCTGGAGACCGCCCGCGACAGCTTGGGCTGCACCTGGTTCGACTGGCTGAGCGCCGTCGACGAACCCGGCACCGGGTTCCGGGTCTGCGCCCATGTCGTCGCCCTCGCGGACGGCGCGGTGCGCCGCCTTCTCGTCCGCACCACCGTTCCGCACGAGGCGGCCGCGCTGCCGACGGCCGTCGGCGTGTACGCCGGGGCGAGCTGGCACGAGCGGGAGACCCACGAGATGTTCGGCATCGGGTTCACGGGCCATCCGCATCTGGACCCGCTGCTGCTGCCCGACGGCTTCGAGGGCCATCCGCTGCGCAAGGACTTCGTTCTCGCGGCGCGGGTGGCCAAGGCGTGGCCGGGTGCGAAGGAGCCGGGGGAGCCGGCCGCGGGCCACGACGGTCCGAAGCGGCGCCAGATGCTGCCGCCGGGGGTTCCCGACCCCAACGAATGGGGTCCGCTGAAGGGCCAGCTCCCGCCGGCCCCCGCCCGGCCCGCCCGCACCCCGCGCGCGGCCGCCGCCCCGGGCGCGGGCACACCGGCACCGGCCGAACGCCCGCCCCGCCGCGCCCGCAGCGCCTCCGAGGGTTCGGCGTCGCAGCCGTCCGCGGCCGCGCCGCGCCGTTCGCGGAGCGCGTCGGAGGGTTCGGCGTCGCAGGCCACCCCGGCCGTGCCGCCCGCGACCCCGCGCCGTTCGCGCAGTGCGTCGGAGGGCTCGGCGTCCCAGGCCACCCCGGCGGCACCCGCTTCCCCGGAGCCCGGCTCCGCCTCCGGTGGCCGCACCCGCAGTTCCGACGCCCCGTGGCACCATGCCCGCCCGGCCTTCGACGAGCCCTCCGCCGGCACCGCTCCGCCCACCCCCGTACCGCAGGCACCGGCCCCCGGGGACGAGCCGCAGCCGTCGGGCGCCGAGGACACTCCCGCCGAGGGCGACGCCCCCACGGCACCCGAGCCCGCCCCGCCCGCCGGGGCCACTCCGGCCGTGGGCGCCACCCCCGCCGAACGCGAGCCCGAGCCCGCCCCGTCCGCCGAAGGCACCCCCGCTGGGGACCCCGCGCCCGACCCCGCCCCGCCCGCCGAAGGCACCCCCGCCGAAGCCACCCCCACCCCCGAGCCCGACCCAGATGCCGGGGGCACCCCCCGCCGACCCGCCGGAGGCGACCCCGCGTGAACGACGTTCTCGACGTCGCCGTCCGGCTCCTCGTCGTCTTCGCCGTGTTCCTCGTCCTCCCGCTGGTCGTCGGCCAGACCGAGCACAAGGTCATGGCGCACATGCAGGGCCGTCTCGGCCCGATGTACGCCGGCGGCTTCCACGGCTGGGCCCAGCTGGTCGCCGACGGCGTGAAGTTCGCGCAGAAGGAGGACGTCGTCCCGGCCGCCGCCGACCGGCGCATCTTCCAGCTCGCCCCCGCCGTGGCCCTGCTGCCCTACCTCCTGGTGCTCGTCGCCATCCCGATCGGTCCCGGTGAGGGAGCGGTCGGCCAGGTGGTCGACGCGGGCATCTTCTTCGTCCTCGCCGTGATGGGCGTGGGCGTGCTCGGCTCGCTGATGGCGGGCTGGGCGTCCGCCAACAAGTTCTCCCTCCTCGGCGGCCTGCGGACCGCCGCCCAACTGCTCGCGTACGAGCTGCCGATGCTGCTCACCGCCGCCTCCGTCGCCATGGCGGCGGGCACGGTCTCGCTGCCCGGCATCCTCGACGCCTTCGAGTGGTGGTGGCTGCCCTGGCAGATCACCGGCGCCGTCGTCTTCTTCGTCGCCGGGCTCGCCGAACTCCAGCGCCCGCCCTTCGACATGCCGGTGGCCGACTCCGAGATCATCTTCGGCGCCTACACCGAGTACACCGGCCTCCGCTTCGCCCTGTTCCTGCTCGCCGAGTACGCGGGCATCGTGGTCCTGTGCGGCCTGACCACCGTCCTGTTCCTCGGCGGCTGGCACGGTCCGTTCGGCGCCGACGGGCTCGGCTGGGTGTGGACCCTGCTCAAGACCGCGGTGCTCGCCTTCGTCGTCATCTGGCTGCGGGTCTCCTATCCCCGGATGCGCGAGGACCAGCTCCAGAAGCTCGCGTGGACCGTGCTCGTGCCGCTCGCCCTCGCCCAGATCGCCCTCACCGGCGTCGTCAAGGTGGTGATCCAGTCGTGACCCCGCTCCCCGGATCCGGCCTCGCCAAGGGCCTGG
It encodes the following:
- the rarD gene encoding EamA family transporter RarD, which gives rise to MKSENEQRAGLLYGIGAYGMWGLVPLFWPLLKPSGAGEILAHRMVWSLAVVAVALLALKQWGWIRDLVRSPAKLALVTVAAAVITVNWGVYIWAVNTGRVVEASLGYFINPLVTIAMGVLLLGERLRPAQWAAVGTGFAAVLVLAVGYGQPPWISLVLAFSFATYGLVKKKVNLGGLESLAAETAIQFLPALGFLLWLGADGSASFGSHGTGHAALLAATGIVTAVPLICFGAAAIRVPLSTLGLLQYLAPVFQFLLGVLYFREAMPAERWAGFALVWLALSCLTWDALRNARRNRAQALRLAVEAAASGAAPLPSAPQSGVVAGGLPGKAAPAGEAARAGREPEPTA
- a CDS encoding NmrA family NAD(P)-binding protein, whose amino-acid sequence is MGIVVTGATGALGRLVVDELLVRVPAADVAAVVRDKEKAAGLAELGVELRLGDYDRPETLEDAFRPGDRVLFVSGSEVGRRVAQHTSVIAAARAADVAQLAYTGVLGGPDADFDLADEHRVTERLILDSGVPHTFLRNGWYTENYTANLGPVLEHGTVVGNAGDGRIAAAARADYAAAAAAVLTGEGHLGAAYELSGDTAWSLAEYAAELTRQTGRTVTYTELTPEAHLSVLVGAGVPEPFARILVDVDDAIARGRLAGTSGDLARLAGRPSTPLADSVAAALAAR
- a CDS encoding winged helix-turn-helix transcriptional regulator, with protein sequence MGVSECDETAGFPDGIVPDVNSAMCPSRLILEHVTSRWGVLVLAVLLERSHRFSELRRRIGGVSEKMLAQTLQTLERDGFVHRDAKPVIPPRVDYTLTAPGREAAEQVWGLARWTERQVPAVTAARAAYDEEKARPAAATA
- a CDS encoding 2-oxoacid:ferredoxin oxidoreductase subunit beta gives rise to the protein MKDFKSDQEVRWCPGCGDYAILAAVQGFMPDLGLAKENIVFVSGIGCSSRFPYYMNTYGMHSIHGRAPAIATGLASSRRDLSVWVVTGDGDALSIGGNHLIHALRRNVNLKILLFNNRIYGLTKGQYSPTSEVGKITKSTPMGSLDAPFNPVSLAIGAEASFVARTVDSDRKHLTEVLRQAADHEGTALVEIYQNCNIFNDGAFEALKDKERAQEAVIRLEHGQPIRFGADGAKGVVRDPLTGDLRVVDVTAGNESDVLVHDAHNPSPTTAFALSRLADPDTLHHTPIGVLRSVRRPVYDTLMADQLETAVEQYGKGDLSALLAGNDTWTVVG
- a CDS encoding 2-oxoacid:acceptor oxidoreductase subunit alpha, whose amino-acid sequence is MTSQVSSPAEQAGDADGAGQSQEPHDAVVGEQRRPSGAKEVRRLDRVIIRFAGDSGDGMQLTGDRFTSETASFGNDLSTLPNFPAEIRAPAGTLPGVSSFQLHFADHDILTPGDAPNVLVAMNPAALKANIGDVPRGGEIIVNTDEFAKRAMAKVGYDASPLEDGSLEAYHVHQVPLTTLTVEALKEFGLSRKEAERSKNMFALGLLSWMYNRPTEGTESFLRQKFAKKPAIAEANIAAFRAGWNFGETTEDFAVSYEVAPAGSAFPAGTYRNISGNLALSYGLVAASRQADLPLYLGSYPITPASDILHELSKHKNFGVRTFQAEDEIAGIGAALGAAFGGSLAVTTTSGPGVALKSETIGLAVSMELPLLIVDIQRGGPSTGLPTKTEQADLMQAMFGRNGEAPVPVVAPCTPADCFDAALEAARIALTYRTPVFLLSDGYLANGSEPWRIPEVDELPDLRVQFATAPNHELDDGSEAFWPYKRDPLTLARPWAVPGTPGLEHRIGGIEKQDGTGNISYDPANHEFMVRTRQARIDGIEVPDLEVDDPDGARTLVLGWGSTYGPITAAVRRLRASGHPIAQAHLRHLNPFPGNLGEVLKRYDKVVVPEMNLGQLALLIRAKYLVDAHSHTQVNGMPFKAEQLAQALKEAGGV
- a CDS encoding response regulator transcription factor, with product MEDRVRVVIAEDSVLLREGLTRLLTDRGHEVVTGVGDAEALLGTIGELAEEDALPDVVVADVRMPPTHTDEGVRAAVQLRREHPGVGVLVLSQYVEEQYATELLAGSSRGVGYLLKDRVAEVREFVDAVVRVARGGTALDPEVVAQLLGRSRKQDVLAGLTPREREVLGLMAEGRTNSAIARQLVVSDGAVEKHVSNIFLKLGLAPSDGDHRRVLAVLRYLNS
- a CDS encoding sensor histidine kinase, whose protein sequence is MTTDLRHDTLPRSRARALPPVLRAPLEGRTWRELCWIVLSLPTSILFFVFAVTMTSVSAGLLVTFVGIPLLAASFAALRGLGAVERMRARVLLGADVAAPEPVTTGRSGFGAWLAGTLKSGASWRHLLYSLLHFPWAVFGFCLVVPLWTAGWSLLLYPLWQWVFPAYADVNGIQLYGDGTRGYYLDSPLEIAATSVIGLLLTLATPWVIRGLSSVDRLMVAGLLGPSRLAGRVVELESDRGVVVDTAAADLRRIERDLHDGAQARLVALAMDLGLAKEKLAEDPQAAARMVDEAHGEVKVALQELRDLARGIHPAVLTDRGLDAALSAVASRCTVPVRVEVDLDRRPAAAIEGIAYFTVSELLQNISKHARATRASVEVWRVEDRLLLQVTDDGRGGADATGGSGLAGLAGRLDAVDGVLAVDSPEGGPTTVTAELPWRS